GCGACATGGTGGCGACGTTGTCGGCGCGCTGGCCCCTGCTGCGCATCTTCGTCGTCCCCGTGGCGGTGCAAGGTGACGAGGCCCCGAGCGAGATCGTCCGCGCCCTCGCTTTCCTCAACCGCACTGCCGCTGCCGACGTGATCATCGTCGGCCGCGGCGGCGGCAGCTTGGAAGACCTGCAGGCCTTCAACCACGAGGGTGTGGCGCGGGCCATCGCCAGCTCGCGCCTGCCCGTGGTCGCCGCCGTCGGCCACGAGAGCGACACCACCATCGCCGACTTCGTTGCCGATGTCCGCGCCGCCACCCCGACCGCGGCGGCGGCGTTGGTGGTGCCGCACCGTGACGAGGTGCAGCGGCACCTGGAGCTGCGGCTGCGGCGGTTGGCCCTGGGCTTGCGCAAGCGCAGCGAGGTCGAGCGCCTGCGCCTGCAGCGCTGCTTGCGGAGCTACGGGCTGCGGCGGCCGCGGCTCCTGCTCGCCGAGGCGGCGCAGGGCCTGGACGGGCGGCAGGAGCGCCTGCAACGCGGTTTCGCCGTGCTGCTCGAGCGGCGGAACGGAGCCCTCGCCTTGGTGCAGGCGCGCTTGCAGGCCTTGAGCCCCCAGGGCGTCCTGCAGCGGGGCTACAGTTATTGTGTCGACGCCGACAGCGGCGCCGTGGTGCCGCGAGCGGCGCAGACGCACCCGCAGCAGCGGCTGCGCCTGCACTTCGCCGACGGCACCGCCGCGGCGCGCGTCGAAGGCCCGGGCAGGGAGCGGACCTAAAGCCATGAGCACACCGGAGAAGCCGGATTTCGAAGCCGCCATGGAAAGGCTGGAGCGCATCGTGCAGGAGCTCGAATCTTCCCAGGTGGGGCTCGATCGCGCCATCGCCCTCTTCGAGGAAGGCCTCGAGCTCGGCTCCCGTTGCACCGCCTTGCTGGAGCAAGCGCAAGCCCGGGTGGAGAAGCTCCTGGAACGGCATGACGGCAGCGCCGAGACCCGCCCGTTCGAAGGGACGGAAGGGCCGTGAACGCCTTGGAAGAGGATCTCGACCGGGTGCGGGCGCGGGTGGAGGCCCGACTCGACACGCTCCTCCAAGGCGGACCCGAGCGTCTCCTCGCCGCCATGCGGTATGCCGCCCTCGGCGGCGGCAAGCGCCTGCGTCCGGCGCTGGTGCTGTGGTCGTACGACCTGTTCTGCGAGCGGGAAGACGAGCCCGTCCTCGACCTGGCCTGTGCTTTCGAGCTCGTGCACACCTATTCGCTGGTGCACGACGATTTGCCCTGCATGGACGACGACAGCTTGCGTCGCGGCCGGCCCACCTGCCACGTGCAGTTCGACGAGGCCACCGCGGTGCTGGCTGGCGACGCCTTGCTCAACCTGGCCTACGAAGTGATCCTGAGCGCACCGTGGCGCGAGGCAAAGCGCGGCCTCGACTGTGGGCGTACCCTCGCTGCCGCCGCCGGCCACCGCGAGCTGGTGGGCGGCCAGATGCTCGACCTGGAAGGCCAGGGCAAGCCGCCCCGGGCAGAGCTGCTGGAAGCCATCCACGCCGCGAAGACGGCGGCGCTGTTGCGAGCTGCCTGCGTCTGCGGCGGCATCGCCGCCGGAGCGAACGTCGCCGAGCGCGCGGCTCTCGCCGACGTGGGCTCGCACCTGGGCCTGGCGTTCCAGATCGTGGACGACGTGCTGGACGTGGTAGGGGCGATGGCGACGCTCGGGAAGACGGCGGGGAAGGACGCTGCCGCCGGCAAGATCACCTACCCGGCGCTCTATGGCGTCGAGGCCTCCCGTGCCGCGGCGGCGCGGCACATCGAAGCGGCGCGGGCGTTGCTGCGGCAATGGCCGCGAAGCGCGCGCCTACAGGCTCTCGCCAGCTGGATCGGCGCCCGCCTGCACTGACTCCCGGCGCTTGACCCGATCGCGCAGGGCACGGATAATACGGCGTTTGCTCGTGCCGTCGGGGCCTCGAGGGGTCGCGGCGGCGGCCCACCCTCCGAAGAGGCTCCTGCTTGTCTGCACGCATCCTAGAGCGCATCGACAGCCCCCGGGATCTCAAGGCGCTCTCCTTCGAGCAACTGGAGAAACTGGCGGCGGAGATCCGCCAGGAGATCGTCTCGGTGGTGAGCGTCCAGGGCGGCCATTTGGGCGCCAGTCTCGGCGCCGTGGAGCTCACCCTCGCCATCCACTCCGTCTTCGATGCCCCGGAAGACCTCATCGTCTGGGACGTCGGACATCAGGCTTACGGCCACAAGCTCCTCACCGGCCGCCGGCAGCGCTTCCACACCTTGCGCCAGGAGGGCGGTCTCTCCGGCTTTCCAGTGCGCAGCGAAAGTCCCTTCGACACCTTCGGTGTCGCCCACGCGTCCACCGCTCTCGGTGCCGCCCTCGGCATGGCGGTAGCGCGCGATCTGCGCAAAGAGAGTCGTCGCATCGTCGCCGTGGTCGGCGACGGCGGCATGACCGGTGGCGTCGCCTACGAAGCCATCAACAACATCGGCCACCTGGGCACGGATCTGCTCGTCGTCCTCAACGACAACGAGATGTCCATCTCCAAGAACGTCGGCGCCCTCTCCAAGTACCTCACCCGCGTCACCACCAGCCGGGTGTACTCCAAGTTCGAAGCCGAGCTCTGGGAGCTGCTGGGCAAGATGCCGCAGGGCGACAAGGCTCGCCTGCTGGCCAGCCGCATGAAGGAGGGCATGAAGAACCTGGTGGCGCCGGGAATGCTCTTCGAGGAACTGGGGCTGCGCTACTTCGGTCCCTTCGACGGCCACGACCTGCGGGTGCTGGTGGACGCGTTGCAGCATGTGAAGAAGCTCAAGGGACCGGTGTTGCTCCACGCCGTCACCGTCAAGGGCAAGGGCTACGCCTTCGCCGAGGAGAAGCAGGAAGTCTTCCATGGTCTGGGCAGCTTCGACAAGGTGACCGGGGCGATCAAGCCGGCGCAGCCCGGCCCGCCGCCCTGGACCCGTGTGTTCGGCGAGGCCATGGTAGAGCTCGGCGCGCGCGAGCCGCGCCTGGTGGCGATCACCGCCGCCATGCCGAGCGGCACGGGAACGAAGCTCTTCGGGGAGAAGTATCCGGAGCGCTTCTTCGACGTCGGTATCGCCGAGCAAGCGGCGGTGCTCCTCGCCTGCGGCCTGGCGACGCAGGGCATGAAGCCCGTCGCCGCGATCTACTCCACCTTCTTGCAGCGCGCCTACGATCAAGTGATCCACGACACGGCGCTGCAGAAGCTCCCGGTCGTTTTCGTCCTCGACCGCGCCGGCCTGGTGGGGGACGACGGCCCGACCCACAACGGCGTCTTCGACATCGCCTACCTGCGCAGCATCCCGAACCTGGTGCTCATGGCGCCGGCCGACGCCGACGAGCTGCGCCACATGCTGTACACGGCGCTGCACCACGATCTCGGCCCGGTGGCCTTGCGCTTCCCCCGGGGCAACGCCCCCGGCGCCCCCACGGCCGGGCGTTTCGAGCTCCTGCCCCTCGGCAAGGCGCAGGTGCTGCGGGCCGGCGAGGACGTGGCCCTGGTGGGTTACGGCACCAGCGTCGACTGGTGCGTGCGCGCCGCGGCCCTGCTGGAAGCGGACGGCGTGCTGCCCACGGTGGTGAACGCCCGCTTCGCCAAGCCCCTCGATGCCGAGGTGCTCTGCCGCCTGGTACAGCAGCATCGTCTGGTCCTGGTCGCCGAAGAGCATCAGCTGCAGGGGGGCTTCGGCACCGCCGTGCTCGAGCTCTGCGAGGAGCACGGCTTGTCGCCGGCGCCGGTGCGCCGGCTCGGCATCCCGGATCGTTTCATCGAGCATGCCCCCCGCGAACGCCAGCTCGAGCTCCTCGGCTTGACGCCGGCAGCGATCGCGGCGCGGGTGCGCGCCGAGCTCGGCGTGCCCGCGAGCCGACCGGGCGTGGCAGGAACACGCCGCCCGTGAGGGGGGAGCGTGGATCTCGCCTTCGTCGTCAACCCGAAGAAGAGCAGCACCCCCCAGGTTTTGGCACGCCTGCGCCGCAGCGTGCCCGAAGCGGCGCACCGGCTGCTCCTCTGGGCCCCGGCTGCGGCGGAGCTGCGCCGCCGTTCTGATTGCCACGAGAGCTTGAGCGGTTACGAGCTGGTGGAAGACATCCACGCCGGCGAAGTGGTGCTGGCGCTCGGTGGCGATGGCACCCTTCTCGCCGCGGTGCGCCTCCTGGGCGCCGAGCTGCGCCCGGTGCTCGGGATCAATCTGGGCAGCCTCGGTTTCCTCACCGACACGCCGGAGGAGCACGCCGAAGCTGCCGTGGCCCGCCTCCTCGCCGGTCGCTACCGTCTCGAACCACGCATGCTCCTCGAGGTCGAGCACTGCGGCGCCACGAGCGGCGAGCTCCGCGCCAGCGCCCTCAACGACGTGGTCCTGCACGCGCCCTCGGCCCGCGTCCTCGAAGTGGGATTGCGCGCCGCCGGCGTGGATCTGGGCAGCACGCTCGCCGATGGCATGATCGTGGCCACGCCCTCGGGCAGCACGGCGTACAGTCTCTCCGCCGGTGGTCCCATCGTCTCGCCGCGCCTGCGCGCCCTGATCGTCACCCCCATCAACGCCCATACGCTGTCACTCCGTCCTCTGGTGGTGGACGCCGGGGAGACGGTGGAGATCGTCTTGCGGCAGGGCATCGACGCCAGCGCGGAGATCAGCGTCGATGGGCACCGTTGCTGGTCGTTGCAGAGCGGCGAGCACATCGCCGTGCGCGCGGCGCCACAGGATCTGCAACTCGTCGTCACCCAGGAACAGGGTTTCTATCGCGCCTTGTACGGCAAGCTCGGTTGGGGTCGCGGGCGCGCACCCAAGCCCTGAGTGCAGCGGTCCGGGCGCAACGGTCGCCGCCGCTGGCCGCCCCTGCACGAGGGTGCTATCATCCGCCTTCGTGCCATCCATGTGGAGGCTTCGCCGGTTGCACGCGTTCACGCCGACGCTCGAGGAATTCCGTTTCCACGCCCGCGAAGGCAACGTCGTTCCCGTCTATCGCGAGATCCTGGGGGATCTGGAGACGCCGGTCTCCGCCTTCATGAAGCTCGACGATGGCAGCCACTCCTTCCTGCTGGAAAGCGTGGAGGGTGGCGAGAAGTGGGGCCGCTACTCCTTCATCGGCATCGAGCCGAGCGCGGTGGTACGCATCGAGGGGCCGCGCTTGCTGCTGGAGCGCCAGGGCAAGCGGGAGCAGCGGCGCGTCGCCGATCCCATCAGCGGCATGGAAGAGTTGTTGCGCGCCTATCGGCCGGTGCCGGTGCCCGGGTTGCCGCGCTTCGCCGGCGGCGCCGTGGGCTACCTGTCCTATGATTGTGCGCGCTACCTCGAGACCAGCTTGCCCTGGCCCGCCTGGCGCCAGGGCGACCTCCCGGACGCCCAGTTCCTCTGCACCGGGCCGCTCCTCGTCTTCGACAACCTGGCGCACACGATCAAGGTCGTGGTGAATGCGATGGTGGGGAAGGACGCCGCCGCCAGCTACAAGCAGGCGACGCGGCAGATCGACGCCATCGTGGCGCGCTTGCGCGGTGCCGCCCCGGGGCGCGACGGCGGCCGCACCGCGGGCCGCAAACCGGTGTTCACCAGCGACACCAAGCCTGCCGAGTTCGAGCGCGCGGTGCGCCGGGCGCAGGAGCACATCCTGGCCGGCGATCTCTTCCAAGTCGTGCTTTCCCATGAGCTCTCCACCCGGTTGCACGGCGATCCCTTCGCCGTCTACCGCGCCCTGCGGCAGATGAACCCGAGCCCCTACATGTACTTCCTGCGCTTCGGCAGCGACGTGATCCTGGGCGCCAGCCCCGAGGCGCTGGTGCGCAAGGAGGACGACGTGCTCGAGCTGCGGCCCATCGCCGGCACGCGCCCCCGCGGCGCCACCCGCGTCGAAGACTTGCGGCTCGAGGAAGAACTGCGCGACAGCGACAAAGAACGGGCCGAGCACATCATGCTGGTGGATCTGGGGCGCAACGACCTGGGACGGGTGTCGCAGTATGGCAGCGTCGTGGCCGACGAGCTCATGATCGTGGAACGCTACTCCCACGTGATGCACCTGGTGTCGGGAGTGCGCGGTCTGGCCCGAGACGGCATCAGCTGTTTCGACGTGCTGCGCGCCTGCTTCCCGGCGGGCACCGTCTCGGGGGCGCCGAAGGTGCGGGCCATGCAGCGCATCCACGAGCTGGAGAAGCGCCGGCGTGGCGTCTATGGCGGCGGCGTCGGTTACTTCGGTTACGATGGCAACATGGATCTGTGTCTCGCCATCCGCACCGTGCTCTGCCGTGACGGCCAGGCCAGCATCGGCGCCGGCGCCGGGATCGTGGCCCACTCCAACCCGCGGGCCGAGTACGAGGAAACCCGCAGCAAGGCGCAGGTCCTCCTCGCTGCCATCGAGATGGCGGAGCTGGGGCTGGAATGAGCGCGATCCGGAGCCAGAAGAAGAAAAAGAAGAAGACCGCAGCGCCGCGGCCGCGGCGCCGCTCTCCCCTCGTGGTCCTGGACAACTACGATTCCTTCACCTGGAACCTGGTCCAGTACTTGGGCGCCTTGGGCGCCGAGATCGAAGTGCACCGCAACGACGCTCTCAGCGTCGGGCGGCTCCTCGAGCTTCGGCCCCGCGGTCTGGTGGTGTCGCCGGGACCGGGGCGGCCCGAGGACGCTGGGATCGCCGTCCAAGCCATCCGCCGCTTGCACGGTCAGGTACCGATCCTGGGCGTTTGCCTGGGGCATCAGGCCATCGCCACCGCTTTCGGCGGCCGCGTCGTCCGCGCCGGGCAAGTGATGCACGGCAAGACCTCGCGCATCATCCACGATGGACGGGGCATCTTCCGCGGCCTGGAGAATCCTTTCGTGGCCACGCGCTACCACTCCCTGGTGGTGGAGCGGGAGAGCTTGCCGGCGGCGCTCGAGGTCACCTGCGCCACCTCCGATGCGGTGATCATGGGGCTCAAGGTGCAAGGCGCCGAGACCTGGGGAGTGCAGTTCCACCCGGAGTCCATCCTCACGCGGCAGGGCAAGGACCTGCTGCGCAACTTCCTCGACCTCTGCGTGATCTGAATTGCTCCAACCAGCGTTGCAGAAGCTCCTGGACGGCGAGAGCCTCGGTGAAGCCGAGGCGGAACAGGTCATGGGCTGCATCATGGCTGGAAAGGCGGCGGAGGCACAGATCGGCGCGCTCCTCGTCTTGCTGCGCCAGCGCGGCGAGACCGCGGCGGAGATCGTCGGCTTCGCCCGGGCCATGCGCGCCGCGGCGCTGCGCGTCGCGCCGCCGCCGGGTGTGGTACTCGACACCTGCGGCACCGGGGGTGACGGCGTCGGCACCTTCAACATTTCCACGCTGGCGGCGCTCGTCGCCGCCGCCGCCGGCCTCACGGTCGCCAAGCACGGCAATCGCTCCGCCTCGGGCCGTGTCGGCAGCGCCGATCTGCTCGAGGCCTTGGGCCTGCGGCTCGACCTGCCGCTGGCGGCGGTGGAGGATTGCCTCGGTCGCACGGGCTTCGCCTTTCTCTTCGCGCCGTCACACCATCCGGCGATGCGCCACGCTGCCGGACCGCGCCATGCTCTCGGCGTGCGCACCATCTTCAACCTCCTGGGTCCGCTGACCAATCCCGCCGGCGCCACGCACCAGCTCCTTGGTCTCTATGACGGCGCCCTGGCGCCGACGCTGGCGGAAGTGCTGCACCGGCTCGGCGGCGAGCGTGCCCTGGTGGTGCACGGCCACGACGGCATGGACGAGATCTCCCCCACGGGGCCGACGGCGGTGCTGGAGCAACGGGGAACGACGCGGGCGCGGCACACCTGGCAACCCGAGGATTTCGGCTTGCCACGCCATCCGCTGGCGGCGCTGCAGGTGGGCACGCTCGCCGAGCACGTGGCGCGAGCGCGCGCCGTCCTGGAGGGCGAAGCAGGACCCTGCCTGGATGCGGTGGCGCTCAACGCCGGGGCCGCGCTCTATCTCGGCGGCGCGGTGCGCGACCCGGGAAGCGGGGTGCAGGCGGCGCGCCGACTGTTGCAGGAGGGCGCGGTGCGGCGGAAGCTGGAAGAAATCGTGCTCTTCGGCCGTACGGTGCCCTGAGGAGCAGGCATGCCTCTCGAGAGGATCGTCCTCCAAGTGCAGCGCCGCCTCGCCGAACGCCGAGAGAAGCGGCCGCTGGTGCAGGTGGAGCGCGCCGCGGCCCGAGCGGCACCGGCACGTGGTTTCGCCCGGGCGCTGCGCGCCGCCCCCGGCGGCATGGCCCTCATCGCCGAGCTCAAGAAAGCCTCGCCGTCCGCCGGGGTGCTGCGCCGCGACTTCGAGGTGGCGGCGCTGGCGGCGGCCCTCGCCGGTGCCGGTGCCGATGCCCTCTCGGTCCTCACCGAAGTCGATCACTTCCAGGGAGCCTTGGCGTTTCTCGCCGTCGCCGGCGCTCCCGGATTGCCGCGGCTGCAGAAGGACTTCATCGTCGACGAGTACCAGGTGTGGGAAGGGCGGGCCGCCGGCGCCGACGCGGTGCTCCTCATCGCCGCGCTCCTGGAGCCGCAGCGCAGTCGAGCCTTGGCGCAGCTGGCCCTCGACCTGGGAATGGACGTGCTCTTCGAGGCGCACACCGGGCCCGAGGTGGAGCGCGTGGCGGCGGCAGCGGCGCAGGCCCCAGAACGCATCCTGGTGGGGATCAACAACCGCGATCTCCACACCTTCACGGTCTCCTTGCAGCGGAGCTTGGAGAGTTTGCCGCAGCTGGCACCGGGTCTCTTCGCCGTGAGCGAGAGCGGCATCCAGACCGCCGCCCATGTCCAGCGCTTGCGCGTTGCGGGCGCCCGCGCCATCCTGGTGGGGGAGCTCCTGATGCGTGCCACCGATCCAGCGGCGGCGGCGCGGGATCTCTTGCGGGAGGTGCGTCGGGGGTGAGCGAGCGAGTGCGCATCAAGATTTGCGGCCTCACCCGGCCTGCCGACGCCCTGGAAGCGGTGCGACTCGGCGCCGATTTCCTCGGCTTCGTCTTCGCCCCCGCGAGCCCGCGCTGCCTCGAGGTGGGAACGGCCGCCGCTTGGCTCCCCGGTCTCGACACCGGACTCGCCAAGCGCGTCGGTGTCTTCCAGGATCAGGCCGCATCCAGAGTGAACGAGGTGGTGCATCGCCTGCGGCTCGATCTGGTGCAGTTGCACGGCCACGAGCCGCGGGATTTTCCGCGCGCCCTGGATGTCCCCGCCATCGTCGTCCGCCGTGGCGGGGGCGGCAGCGCCGTGCCGCTACCGCCCAACGTCTTCGCTGCGCTCCTCGACGCCGAAGATGGGTCCGGGCGCAGCGGCGGTCTCGGCTTGCGCCTCGAAGACGCGGTGCTGCGGCGACTGCTGGCGAGCCTGCCCGCCTCGGCGCGCGTCTTTCTCTCCGGCGGTTTCACGGCAGAAAACGTCGGCGCCGTCGTCGCCATCCATCATCCCTTCTGCGTCGACGTGTCGAGCGGCGTGGAGCGCGCCCCAGGCCTCAAGGACCCGGTGCGGCTGCGGAACTTCTTCGCTGCCCTGGGCAGGCCGGTATGAGCGAGGCACCGGCAGCGCTGCCCACTCCCGGCGGTTGGTTCGGTCCCTACGGGGGCCGCTTCGTGGCCGAGACCTTGGTGGGGCCGCTCGCGTCGCTGGAGCAAGCCTACGAGGAGGCCCGCGCCGATCCCGCCTTCGCCGCCGAGCTCGAGGCGCTGCGCCGCGATTTCATCGGCCGGCCGACGCCGCTCTACTTCGCCTCCCGGCTCTCGGAGCGCGTCGGCGCCCGCATCTATTTGAAGCGCGAGGATCTGGCCCACACCGGCGCCCACAAGATCAACAACACGGTCGGCCAGTGTCTGCTCGCCCGGCGCATGGGCAAACGCCGCGTCATCGCCGAGACCGGTGCCGGACAGCACGGTGTCGCCACCGCCACCGCGGCGGCGCTGCTGGGACTGGAGTGCGATGTCTACATGGGCCGGGTGGACATGGAGCGCCAGGCGCTCAACGTGCAGCGCATGCAGCTCCTCGGTGCCCGCGTCCTGCCGGTGGACGCCGGCAGCCGCACGCTCAAGGACGCCATCAGCGCCGCCATGCGCGACTGGGTGGCGCACGTGGAGGAGACGCACTACGCCCTCGGCTCCGTGCTCGGCCCGCATCCCTATCCCATGCTCGTTCGCGACTTCCAGAGCATCATCGGTCGCGAAGCCCGGCGCCAGATCCTGGAGCACGAGGGAAAGCTGCCGGACTGGTTGGTGGCTTGCGTGGGCGGCGGCTCGAATGCCATGGGACTTTTCTTCGAGTTCCTCGCCGAGCCCTCGGTGCGTCTGGTGGGGATCGAAGCCGGCGGCATCGACCTCGAGCCCGGCCGCCATGCGGCGCGCTTCGCCGGCGGTAGCGTCGGCGTGCTGCAGGGAACGAAGAGCTACTTGCTGCAGGACGCGCGCGGCAACACTCTGGGCACCCACTCCCTCGCCGCCGGGCTGGACTACTGCAGCGTGGGGCCGGAGCACGCCTACTACCACGATCGAGGGCGCATCCGTTACGACTGGGTGAGTGACGCCGAAGCGCTGGCGGGCTTCGAGGCCCTGACGCGACTCGAGGGCATCGTCCCGGCCCTGGAGAGCTCCCATGCCCTCGGCTGGCTGCTGCTCGAGCGGCGCTGCATCGAGCCCCACTCCCTCGTGGTGCTCAACCTCTCCGGGCGGGGGGATAAGGATCTCCACACCGTGCTTCAGGCCCGGGGTGGACCCTCTTAGCTGAGGCCTTGTGGGGGTCGGCGCCGCGGTTGTACCTTCCACCTCGGAATCAGGTGCGCCCGTAGCTCAGCTGGATAGAGCACCAGCCTCCGGAGCTGGGTGTCGGAGGTTCGAATCCTCTCGGGCGTACCACTCTCGACCGCCCGGCCTCGAGGCCGGGCGGTTTGTGCATCGGGAGCGTGCAGTGTGCGGTCAGCCCGCGGCGCCTTCGTGCAGGTGCTGGTGGCCGTGCCCTCGGCACGGCTCGCCGCGCGTCTGTCCCGCAGTCTCCTGCAGCAGCGGCTTTGCGCTTGTGCGCAGACCCTCGGTCCGGTGACGAGCCGCTACCGGTGGCGCGGCCGGCTGGAGCAAGCGCGGGAGTGGCTCCTCCTCCTCAAGACGCGTCGCGTGCTCCTGGCAGCCGTGGAGCGCGAGATCCGCCGCCAGCATCCCTACGAGGTGCCGGAGATCCTCGCCCTGCCGGTGCAAAGCGGCAGCGCCCCGTATCTGGAATGGCTGCAACGCGAGTGCGCTAGCGATACAGGGACTTGACGGTGCTCCAGGTAGCAGCTTGCACGGCCGAGCCCTCGCAGCCCACCGGGGCGGCGCCGAGTCTGCCGCAACCCGCCACGCCCGTGAGCGGCGAGGTGGAGGCGAGACGCACGTCGTAGACCTGGTGCGCCGGATCGAAGGCGCAGAACTGCGGATCCACCGCCAGGTTGCCGCCCAGATCGCGGCCGCAGACGGAGGTGTCGGAGTTGCCGAACACGTCGCTGCAGCGCCGCTCGAGATCGCCGGCGCAGACGAGCGTGGGGCTGCCGCTGTTGAAAGCCACGATGCTCTGCTCCAGCACGCCGGAAGCCTCGAGCAGATAGAGGGCGCCGGCCCCCGAGGCGGTGTTGGCCACCAGGGTGGAACGGGTGATGCGCACCGAGCCGCCCGGATCGATGGCGATGGCGCCGCCGCCCTGGGCGCTGTTTCCCGCCACCAGCACCGAATCGAGCGAGACATGGGAGGCGCTGGCGTAGATGCCGCCGCCCTTGAGCGGGGAGCGGTTGTCCTGCACCGTGCAGCCGACCAGCTCGACGTGGGAGTTGCGGATGGCGGCGACACCGCCACCGCTGTCGACTCCCTCGTTCGCGGCGATTTGGCAGCGCACGGCGCGCACCTGGCTGCGGTCGGTGAACAGGCCACCCACGGGGAAGGCAAGGCCCGTACTGCTGTTGCCCCGCAGCACGACCCGCTCCAGCAGCAGGGAAGTGACGCGCACCGCACCCAGCCCCGAAGGTCCGACGTCGGTGCTGTTGTCGCTGCTCTCGCAGTCGCGCAGCTCGAAGGGGCCCTCCTCGAGCCAGATGCCGGCGATGCCGCCGTCGATGTCGTTGTGGTGCACGCGCACGCGATCCAGCCGGCCGGAAGCGCCGGAAAGAAGGAAGCTGGCGGGGGCGAAGAGCTCCGGACCCCAGCGCCAGCCGACACCGCATCCCGTCACCTCCACGTCCTCGAACTGGACGTAGTCCTGGGCGCGGATCCCGACCCAGTTGTTCACGAAGCGGCAGCGCACCAGCTCGGTGGAGCGAAAGCTCCACAGACCGGCGCCGTTGCCGACGAACTCGCAGTCCACGATCCGCGTCGAGCCGGGGTTGGGGGCGAAGACCAGGACGCCGTACAGATTGTTCTCGAAGAGACAGCGCCGCATTTCGACGCTGCCGCCCCAGACCCAGTAGCCGGCGCCATTGGGGACGGGGACGCCGTTCCGCAGCACCAGGTCCTCGATGAGGACATGGCTGCGCACGCTGCGCAGCGCGCTGCCCGTGTTGCCATCCTGGCCGGCGCGAACCGAGGCGTCGAGGATGGCGCGTCCGCCGCCGCGGGTGCGGATGCAGAGGTCCTTGTCGACGATGAGCGGATTCTCCTCGTACACCTGCGGCGCCAGCTCCAAGGTATCGCCGCTCGCGGCCGAGTCGATGGCCGCCTGCACGGTGGGGAATTCGTGGGTGGGGACGTACAAGGTTCCCGCCGTGGCCAGAGGGGTCCAGGCGGTGCAGAGAAGGAAGAGGGCGATCCGGCAGCGCATGGCAACCCCCGCGGCCGGGACAAGCTGATCGATGCTACGGCAGTGGGGGATGCAGGGCAACCTGAGATCGCTGCAAGCGCGGATCGCGCAAATAAGTGGCGGTGAGACGTCGGCGCCGTGGCTGGAAAGGTGTCAGGACGCGCCCGAGGAGGCTCGTGCCCAGGAGCTGGTAGCGCCGCAAGCGGGGCAGGGAAGCGAGAGGCGCTTCCAGGACCCCCATCCGCAGCAAACGCAGCTCTGCCACCGCGCGCACGTGGCGGGCGAAAGCCGGCAGCTGCCGCCACACGGGATGCTGGCTCTGTTCGTGCCGCCCGGCGGCGGCGGCGAGACGCTGGAGCGCGGCGAGGCTGAGCAGCGACAGCCCGAGAAGATGCCGGCGGGTGCGCGGGTCGCGCGCCGCTTCCAGGGTGCGCGCCTCGCCGAAGG
The window above is part of the Candidatus Krumholzibacteriia bacterium genome. Proteins encoded here:
- the xseA gene encoding exodeoxyribonuclease VII large subunit, translating into MQPDLFAATPRVYTVSEINAQVKRLLEEAFGEIEVEGEISNARQQASGHWYFTLKDAAAQLGCVLFRSDAANLRFDPEHGLHVRARGRLGLYAPQGKFQMQVRSLWPVGQGALELAFRQLKEKLQREGLFDLERKKPLPRLPRRVALVTSPSGAAVRDMVATLSARWPLLRIFVVPVAVQGDEAPSEIVRALAFLNRTAAADVIIVGRGGGSLEDLQAFNHEGVARAIASSRLPVVAAVGHESDTTIADFVADVRAATPTAAAALVVPHRDEVQRHLELRLRRLALGLRKRSEVERLRLQRCLRSYGLRRPRLLLAEAAQGLDGRQERLQRGFAVLLERRNGALALVQARLQALSPQGVLQRGYSYCVDADSGAVVPRAAQTHPQQRLRLHFADGTAAARVEGPGRERT
- the trpE gene encoding anthranilate synthase component I translates to MHAFTPTLEEFRFHAREGNVVPVYREILGDLETPVSAFMKLDDGSHSFLLESVEGGEKWGRYSFIGIEPSAVVRIEGPRLLLERQGKREQRRVADPISGMEELLRAYRPVPVPGLPRFAGGAVGYLSYDCARYLETSLPWPAWRQGDLPDAQFLCTGPLLVFDNLAHTIKVVVNAMVGKDAAASYKQATRQIDAIVARLRGAAPGRDGGRTAGRKPVFTSDTKPAEFERAVRRAQEHILAGDLFQVVLSHELSTRLHGDPFAVYRALRQMNPSPYMYFLRFGSDVILGASPEALVRKEDDVLELRPIAGTRPRGATRVEDLRLEEELRDSDKERAEHIMLVDLGRNDLGRVSQYGSVVADELMIVERYSHVMHLVSGVRGLARDGISCFDVLRACFPAGTVSGAPKVRAMQRIHELEKRRRGVYGGGVGYFGYDGNMDLCLAIRTVLCRDGQASIGAGAGIVAHSNPRAEYEETRSKAQVLLAAIEMAELGLE
- the xseB gene encoding exodeoxyribonuclease VII small subunit gives rise to the protein MSTPEKPDFEAAMERLERIVQELESSQVGLDRAIALFEEGLELGSRCTALLEQAQARVEKLLERHDGSAETRPFEGTEGP
- a CDS encoding aminodeoxychorismate/anthranilate synthase component II → MSAIRSQKKKKKKTAAPRPRRRSPLVVLDNYDSFTWNLVQYLGALGAEIEVHRNDALSVGRLLELRPRGLVVSPGPGRPEDAGIAVQAIRRLHGQVPILGVCLGHQAIATAFGGRVVRAGQVMHGKTSRIIHDGRGIFRGLENPFVATRYHSLVVERESLPAALEVTCATSDAVIMGLKVQGAETWGVQFHPESILTRQGKDLLRNFLDLCVI
- the dxs gene encoding 1-deoxy-D-xylulose-5-phosphate synthase; the encoded protein is MSARILERIDSPRDLKALSFEQLEKLAAEIRQEIVSVVSVQGGHLGASLGAVELTLAIHSVFDAPEDLIVWDVGHQAYGHKLLTGRRQRFHTLRQEGGLSGFPVRSESPFDTFGVAHASTALGAALGMAVARDLRKESRRIVAVVGDGGMTGGVAYEAINNIGHLGTDLLVVLNDNEMSISKNVGALSKYLTRVTTSRVYSKFEAELWELLGKMPQGDKARLLASRMKEGMKNLVAPGMLFEELGLRYFGPFDGHDLRVLVDALQHVKKLKGPVLLHAVTVKGKGYAFAEEKQEVFHGLGSFDKVTGAIKPAQPGPPPWTRVFGEAMVELGAREPRLVAITAAMPSGTGTKLFGEKYPERFFDVGIAEQAAVLLACGLATQGMKPVAAIYSTFLQRAYDQVIHDTALQKLPVVFVLDRAGLVGDDGPTHNGVFDIAYLRSIPNLVLMAPADADELRHMLYTALHHDLGPVALRFPRGNAPGAPTAGRFELLPLGKAQVLRAGEDVALVGYGTSVDWCVRAAALLEADGVLPTVVNARFAKPLDAEVLCRLVQQHRLVLVAEEHQLQGGFGTAVLELCEEHGLSPAPVRRLGIPDRFIEHAPRERQLELLGLTPAAIAARVRAELGVPASRPGVAGTRRP
- a CDS encoding NAD(+)/NADH kinase gives rise to the protein MDLAFVVNPKKSSTPQVLARLRRSVPEAAHRLLLWAPAAAELRRRSDCHESLSGYELVEDIHAGEVVLALGGDGTLLAAVRLLGAELRPVLGINLGSLGFLTDTPEEHAEAAVARLLAGRYRLEPRMLLEVEHCGATSGELRASALNDVVLHAPSARVLEVGLRAAGVDLGSTLADGMIVATPSGSTAYSLSAGGPIVSPRLRALIVTPINAHTLSLRPLVVDAGETVEIVLRQGIDASAEISVDGHRCWSLQSGEHIAVRAAPQDLQLVVTQEQGFYRALYGKLGWGRGRAPKP
- a CDS encoding farnesyl diphosphate synthase translates to MNALEEDLDRVRARVEARLDTLLQGGPERLLAAMRYAALGGGKRLRPALVLWSYDLFCEREDEPVLDLACAFELVHTYSLVHDDLPCMDDDSLRRGRPTCHVQFDEATAVLAGDALLNLAYEVILSAPWREAKRGLDCGRTLAAAAGHRELVGGQMLDLEGQGKPPRAELLEAIHAAKTAALLRAACVCGGIAAGANVAERAALADVGSHLGLAFQIVDDVLDVVGAMATLGKTAGKDAAAGKITYPALYGVEASRAAAARHIEAARALLRQWPRSARLQALASWIGARLH